The sequence below is a genomic window from Arthrobacter sp. U41.
CCACATGGCCGGACCTCGCGAGCTGGTCCGCGGCGTTCCTTGCCGCTTCCTGTGCCAGTTCCCGGATCCGCGGCTCCATGGCCGCGACTGTGGCGGGCGTGAAAAACCCTGCCACGGTCTTGCGGATCCCGGCGTGCGTGTCGGTGTCGTTGCTGGCCAGCACGGGAGGCAACGCAAAGCGAACGCGCTGCAGCACGCGCAGGGCAGGCCCTGCCAGGGGTGTCACCGCGACGAGCGCATTCGCGGGGCTGAAGTCGACAGGCCGGTGCAGGACCTCGCGGACCGTGTCAGGGTCACGCACCACGAGGTACGGGCAGCGCGGCTGCTCGGGGGTCTCCCGCTGTCCCGGGCATGCTGTCAGCGGCTTCGCGTGTCCCGTGGTCGTTGATGTCGGGGTCATCCGGGTAGACCGCTCAGCCATGCAGCTGCTCCGGCACGGAAAGCGGCCGGGGACAGTCCGGAGGCGTGCCCGGGGAGGGCGCCGAGGAAGGGCACCGACAGCGATCCGAGCACCTGTCGGTTGCTGTGGTGTACGACGTCGGGGTTGCCTGGCCAGCTTCCCAGCACTACGCCGAGGACCCGGAGGTCGCGGGTGTGCAGCGCTTCGAGGGTCAGGGCGGTGTGGTTCAGGGTGCCGAGGTCCGGCCGGGCGACGACCACGAATGCCGCTGCCAGGAGCGATCCGAGGTCCGCCAGGGTGCAGCCGTCGGAATCCAGCTCCACCAGCAGGCCGCCTACGCCCTCAACCAGGACATGGTCGTGGGACGCGGCGAGCTCGCGGACCCTCCCGGCGTGCGCAGACACCCGGGGGAGGGGTGTTTTATCGATGGCGGCTGCCGCTACGGGTGCCAATGGCTCCTGGAGAACCACCCCGGTTTCTGCTGTCACGGCGCCTGCGAGCCGGATGATTTCGGCTGTGTCGGAATCGCCGGCGGC
It includes:
- the bioD gene encoding dethiobiotin synthase — protein: MNLPDVIMITGTDTGVGKTITTAALAAALHEKGRSVAVYKPCQSGSAAGDSDTAEIIRLAGAVTAETGVVLQEPLAPVAAAAIDKTPLPRVSAHAGRVRELAASHDHVLVEGVGGLLVELDSDGCTLADLGSLLAAAFVVVARPDLGTLNHTALTLEALHTRDLRVLGVVLGSWPGNPDVVHHSNRQVLGSLSVPFLGALPGHASGLSPAAFRAGAAAWLSGLPG